The Chrysemys picta bellii isolate R12L10 chromosome 10, ASM1138683v2, whole genome shotgun sequence genome segment acatgaaagtgagaacaagtgttctcatggcattgttgtagctggagTCACAAGATATTTGCATGCCAGATGCAcgaaagattcatatgcctcttcatgcttcagccatcattccagaggacatgctcgTTAAAataataatgcgttaattacatttgtggctgaactccctgggggagaacagtatgtctcctgctctgttttacccacattctgccatatatttcatgttatagcagtctcagatgatgacccagcacattgttcgttttaagaacactttcactgcaaatttgacaaaatgcaaagaagataccaatgtgaaatttctaaagatagcgacagcacttgacccaagatttaagaatctgaagtgccttccaaaatctgagagggatgaggtgtggagcatgctttcagaagtcttgaaagagcaacactctgatgtggaaaccaCAGAACacgaaaaagaaaccaaaaaagaaaatcaactttctgctggtggcatctgactcagatgatgaaaatgaacatgcgtcagtccacactgatttggatcattatcgagcagaaacCGTCATCAGCGTGGacccatgtcctctggaatggtggttgaagcatgaagggatgtatgaatctttagcacatctggcatgtaaatattttgcgacaccagctacaacagtgccatgcaaacacctgttctcactttcaggtgacattgtaaacaagaagcaggtagcattatcttctgcaaatgtaaacaaacttgtttgtctgagcaattggctgaacaagaagtaggactgattgttttatttttgaatgcagggttttttgtacAGAATTCTACATTTAGAAGTTCAGCTttgatgataaagagattgcactacagtacttgtattagattaattgaaaaatactatttcttttgttttttttacagtgcagatatttgtaatcaaataaatataaagtcagcaatatacactttgtattctgtgttttaattaaaatcaacatagttgaaaatgtggaaaacatccaaaaatatttaacaataatagaataccatttatttaatcacataattaatcacaattaattttttaatcgtttgacaacCTTAATTGCTTCATTTACCAAGAGTTCCATTCTCTAGTGTACACACAGCATAGACCACAGGGAACCAGTGCAGCAATCCTCTCTTCCTCTCTTTGAACCTGATCCTATGAGGTACTGAGTGAGCTTCAACATCAGTGGGACTTGGGAGGCACTCAACACCTTGTGGGAGTTACTCAGCATCTCATGGGATCGGGCCCCTTCTCAGCAAACATTCATAAAGGTGATGTGCAAAGGGAAAGGCCTAAGCATACCATTTCTGTGTTTTCCCTCTGATTTCGctgttgtgtgtgtttctttgtggGGTAATATATCTGAGGGTTTTGTTTCCAGGGTTCTAGCTCATTTCAGTAACATACTGCTAGTGCTGGACGAGATGCCAAACTTCCCTGAGGAGCTCCAAGGGGCAAAGAAAGGGATTCTGTATCTCACACAGTACAAAGTAAGGATCCAGACTCTAAATCTAATTATTTACATCATGCCAAACGATGTTGTGTCTGAACACCTGGCAAAACTACAAAAGCCATAAGCCAGCCACACAAACAGGAAATTAATATGGGGTGTCACAATGCTACATCACTGCTTTAGCAAACTGCATGGCAGCTGAAGGAAGGAGCATGGATTGTGTTCATGTGGATAGACTGTTAATTTGCAGTTGAAGCAGCTATGTAAATTACTGCTTTAATAAAGAACCAGTTTAGTTTACATAAGAAAATTTTCCCAGCATGTTATTTAGGGATATGATAGTTTTTGCTAACATAACTACACAGGTAAGAGCCCTAGTTTAGACAATTATAGCAATACAAAAGTAGTTATACCGGTATAGATTTTGCTAGTTCGGGGAAACAGCATACACTATCCTGGTATAAGTACTTCTATAATTGCATCTATACTAGGAGGGTTTTGCtggtttaactatactggtaaaaCCCAGTAGCATAAATCAGGCCTAATAAAACAActctcatgttattacccagcatgcAGTACATGAAACAACAGCTATGATTTTGCTTTCTGTGTGCTGTACCTTTAAGTTCTCTggaggcagctgccattttgcatTAATTTCAGATGCAGCCTGTTACAgaagagacacacacactctcctctctcctgaagactttccttttttccttcttgTTTTGTTGGTTTCCTTTAATGTTAAAGTCATTTCTACTGAACGTATGGTTGTTCTTTGTCAAGGCAAAACACAACATACTGGTACACCCTAATGTTGCTCTCCTTTCTGCCCACATGTCTTAGAATATATTATTTCCGGAGGGCGGGTATCATCATGCACATGCTGTTGCAAAGTGATGGATTTTCCATTTCTTCCTGGCAATGGTGAGATTGATGGATCTTGTAGTCTCTCAGGGAAGGGATTCAGCAGTAGTGGGCCAGCAGCTGAGAAATTTCCATTTCACACTTCCATGACTCTTGCTTGTTTCATGGACAATTCCATGTTTGCCGGTGAGCAAAGCTGTTGTAGTAACTACTGTTGACAGGGAAAGAGGTGATCCCTCAGAAGGTAGGCATAGCCCACTGATTGCCATGAAGATTAGCATGAAGCTCTAGAACTTGCAGAGGGATCCAGTATAGTTAGTAGAGCAGTGGGGTTACAGGTTTGCATTGGTGTCAGCTGCTTAGCTGCATCTTGCTTATCATCTCTAGCATTGGCACCTCCCTAGgtctctcccttccctttctgATCACACTCCCCAAATAAGCAACAAAGCTCAAAGCAATACTCTTCCTGAACCAGTTCTTGTCTCTGTTTCCCTAGATGATATTCCAGCACAAGGACAAGGGCTCCACGACCATCCGCTTTCCACTTCAGCTCCTGGGGGACTGTATGATAGGGGAGGAGCTGAGCTCCAGACAGCAATATATCAAAGGGACTATTAGTATGTGTCGTACCTTACCATGCCCAGGACCCTACTGCTGCCACACGTCATTGTGTCTCCTGTCACACTTACTCTGAATGAGGAGAAGCAGATGGATATTAGCAGATATTGCCTGTGAGGCTGTAGAGAGGTCTACATGCAGGTGTATTGACCAGGAGAAGGCCATATCCTGCTATCATTTTGATGATCACTTTAAACAGGGCATGGATTATTCATCACAAATATAAAACCACGATTACATCTGATTTCCAGGGGGTCTGAACCCAACTCCCTTGCACTCAGCTGAGGGCAATGGAGGACCATCCCCTAGAAACAGGAAGCGAGGGCTGGGATAAAACCCAGGATGTCCATACATCTTGGATTAACCAGCCACCATTTTCAGTTAGGATAGAAAATACATTACTCACACACGCATGCATCCCTCAAAAAATATCTTCAGAGGATATTTACCCCAGATGAATTTATCGGCTAACTGTGTGTCACAGGTTGTCCGCACATTATCAGTTCCTCAGAGTtatttagatgcccaactcctatTGGTttctatgggagttaggtgcctaaataccattgaggatctgggcccaagtaaCTACTTACAGCAGGTGATTGGACTTAGGACTCCTGTGTTCTATCCCCAACTCTACCAGCTACTTACTGTGTCATGTTGGTCACTTCTTTGCCTCAGCTCCTCCCAGAGGGGTAATGATACCTATTCCACAGGCTGGTTGAGAAACTTGGgtgattgtaaagtgctttgagatcctgagaGGAGAACTGCAAAGGATCATTGTGTGTAGCACTAAAAGAACAGACATGATATAAGAGTGACCACTCCCTTTCATCAGGTTCATTTGAGGGCAGTCCAAGGATTGACTCACAGGTGTAGTTTCTGTGTTGTATTCATGTCAGCATAATGACAGGGAAAGCAACCATGGAACAGTGGGAGGGAAGATCATGGGAGTAGGAAAAATAACATGGTTCAAAGAGATGAGGAAACAGGGACAAAAGAGCAAACTGGAGAAAGAGGAAATGTCTCTGGTGAAGGAACATCAGGTGACTTGACTCATGGGCTCACTATAATCTCATCCACTTAGCTTCCAGTCAAGGTGTTCTCACCTTCAAATTCATCTTCCTGTATGAAGCCACTGATTGCCTGAATATGATCAAAACCCTGTCTTCAGCAGGTGAGGCTCTTGATGGTTCTGCATAATGCCAAAAGTCTGATGGTTGTTTTATACACATGTAGGAAGGCAAGGTCCTAGCTCCAAAGGGCTTACAATGTAcatgccagattctgatacctgtCCTTTCATTATACTGCAAGAGCAGTCTTATTGAAGCTAATAAAATTACTTGTGGACCAGTGTGCTTCTAAATCAGAACAAGGTCACCACAACTGGGCCCTATAAGGGCAGTACAGACAAAAGGATGCAATATAAAAGCCAAATGATTGACCAGTGTGGGCTGGTACATGCCTTGTGTCTCTTATGCCCTACACAAACACAAGGAGTTGTGTTAATGGGTACGTtaccattagggtgaccagatgtcccgattttatagggacagtcccaatatttgggactttttcttatgtaggtgcctattcccccctcccccccccccccccccccccacatctcctgtcctgatttttcacactttctatctggtcaccctagttaccaTTATAACAGCTGTGGAGTCTGACTCTCGACACTACTAAGGGTCTTTAGAAAATCCGTGGGAGTTAGGTATCTTaagacctttgaggatctgggcctgaatgTCTCACATATATTGATGACTTTATTCTCCCAGCACCATTAAAGTAGGGCATTATCATCCCAAGTGAATAAccctctcctcttccttcgcAACCACAGATCCCATCCCACATGTGAAACAGCCAGGAAGAGAGACAACTGTGGAACCAACAAGCCATATGCCAAGCATCTGCACTCACTCACTGTGCTCAGGGATACTGATTCAACCCAGTGCCTGAACCCAACTGCCATGCACACTCAGGGTCCCTTTCTTCATCTCCTGTACTCAGTTTCTTTTGCCTCTTGCAAAGGACAGGGGGAAGTGCTGCTACAATTTTTTTCTGACCTTTGCAGTATGGAGCTCTAAAGATTCCATCTGTTTTGCTTCTCACACCTTGTGGTCAGACTTGTTACGGGTGATGTTCCTGTTCTGAACTGACGCAGCACCCTTTTACCATATTTCCTAGTCTAAATATCCgaaaggtgcctaactcccttaggcatcTTGACATTTCCCAGCCCTTATCTATATCTTATGCTCcatctttggttttgtttatggTATGATGCAAGTTTCAGAAACCCATTATCTTTCCATGGATGCAGATGGTAGGACTGGTTAGGCAGGTGAAGAAGTTTCACAGAGGTTGTATAGAATATTTGTCAAGATAATTAACACTCCAAGGGTTGACTGGCATGTTGGCTGGATTTCCCAAGCTCCTGCATGAAGTTGGGCCCAGATCCACACACACATTTAGGCTCCTAGCTTCCACCGATTtcaatagagagacaaggggagttaggcgcctaaaccttttgttggaccaatttctgttagtgaaagagacaagcttttgacttATGCAGAGCTCCTTCTCTTCTTCACAGAGCCCAGAGCTTTGtgtgagcttgaaagcttgtttctttcatcagcagaagttggtccaacaaaagatattacagtagaacctcagagttacgaacaccagagttacaaactgacctggcaaccacacacctcatttggaaccagaagtacagcATGCaataggcagcagcagagaccaaaaaaacccaaaaagtaTGTAAATATCGTatagtgttaaatgtaaactactaaaaaaaaataaaataaagggaaagcagcatttttcttctgcatagtaaagtttaaaagctgtattaaatcaatgttcagttgtaaacttttgaaagaacaaccataatgtttgttcagagttacaaataacctccattcctgaggtgttcgtaactctgaggttctaccatacctcactcatcttgtctctctaatatcctgggaccaacatgctCACAACACTGAATTTCAAGGGAAGTGAagcgcctaaatacctttgtgaatctggttTTTGATATTTAGGATTCTGTAATTTACATGACAGTAATTACTACATaataatgtcaagtatcagaggggtagctgtgttagtctgaatctgtaaaaagcaacagagggtcctgtggcacctttgagactaacagaagtactgggagcataagctttcgtgggtaagaacctcacttcttcagatgcacttgcatctgcacttgcatctgaagaagtgaggttcttacccacgaaagcttatgctcccagtacttctgttagtctcaaaggtgccacaggaccctctgttgctttttacataataATGATCATACTGCAGATGAGACAATTAGGAATTTGTCTAACAGTTGTTGAAACCCTTGGCTAAGCATCAAATATATGGATCTCTATCCCCAGATATCTGAGTGGGTGTAAACACCCACAGAGGAGGAACTAGTTAGCatgataaagtaggggccagaacTAGAGCAAACAGTTGAGTATAGCTAGTACTTATGGGATATGATGACATTAAGTCAGGTAAAATTTATGTTaccaggaaaaactttctgaccCTGAAGGATCTATTAGCCTGAGGCATAAGTCAGGGTCAGTCATCTCCCATGAACCCTCTCATGGCAAGGATTTTTTTCCAGAGCTTTAGCATCGGTCCTTAATACAAGGATCCTCTTCCTAGCACTGATCTATGCCCTGCGTTTTCCACCTCATATTCTCCTACCTGACGCTGCTTTGGTGCAGATAGAATTCACCGATGTAGTTTGTCAGTATGTTTAATTAAAAGTGTTTAATTTTTGACTGGTTAGAATCTGGACTCCTTGGGTTCTAGTGTCTACCCTATCACTGacttcccctctctgtacctTAGTTTAATTCGTAGGAAAATCAGTCCTCCACACTCTGCCACCAGTTCTAAAGTAGCTGGATGTTTCTGCACACAGGCTCAGTGGTGCAATAGTTAACAATGTTGCCATCACTGTTATCATTGAGCTTCAGAGTCAATAACCTAGTAAGATGCCGGGGGGCAAAGGTATTGTTTCAGGCTGCTTGCAGACTCAGGGAGGCACCACTGAACTGGCTTCTGTTCAAAAGGTTGTCTTCAAAATTACAATGTCTAGAAAATGTAATTACCTTTTCAGTGAACATTTAAATCCTGCAGAATCGATTAGAGCCACAGAGGAGTGTTGGTACAGCATCCTGGCTCAGTCCAACTCCTGCTCCCAGGGCTTGAGGAGATTCAGTGCTGTGGTATCATGGGGATTAGTGCCTTGTAAATCTTTCCAACAGCTAGATTTGTActtgcaaagcactgtgagacTCACAGTTTAAAGGTACCAGACACATGCAAAGGATTTATTTTTACTAACATGATTTTCTTTCTGCTTGCTAAATATACAGATACATTAAGAGAGGCTGCTAATCTTCAGGACTATCCAACAGCCTCCATCTACACCTACGCCCACCCATCAGCACCTCGGGTTCCCCGTAAGCATTGAAACGTTTTCACCCTGGTTACGTGAAATATCCTCCAAACTTCCAGCTGGAGCCTGAGAGAGGAGAGAACCATGGGCCCATCCAGTGCTCATAGAAGTCAGtcaaaatctttccattgacttcaaaggctttggatcaggccttctaTATCCAGGTTCTTTCATTCCTGGGTTACCCCACACTGTGCTCCACTAGCAGTATTGTTGGTAGTGTGAAGGGCTCAGCCTTTCTCAGATGAGAGAAGAGCTCAATTACCTTCTTCATTCACACCTGGgcttccccacccagccctgtggGCCCATGCTTTCCTGACATGAATCCTGAGCTATCGTAGGGTTAAATTCCTCCCTAGGATGTGCTTTTGCCACTCCCATTGCTCTCAGTGATCAGCAGTCCGCCCTTAATATTTGTTAAAGTTGGCccatgttctgttctgttctgttctgtgtAGATTCTCACAgtgcactcatcactgtagtatctgagcaccttccagtagcacattaagcaacatgactaaatCTGTTACATATCTGTTGTAATCAATTACTCATAATTAGGGCCTAgacctgcaagatgctgagcactcaatTCCCATTGGAGTCTGtgggagttgaaggcactcagAGACTTACAGTacctcagcacctctcaggattgggACCTCAGAGCAGTAATAAAGTGCATTATTGGAGCCCCAGCACCAGTAGAGGAACTTCTATTCCATAGTCATTTGGTGAAACTGCCTTGGGGTAGCTCAGTTTTTCCTTCAGAGCTATTTCCCAGGATAAGCTAGATCTTCACCGAGGAACTCCTCTGAAGCCCGGAAATCAGTAAGGAATAGAAAACGAAgaatgtgagagagaaagagttcCATTTGGACTGTTCAGCTCAGGCACTCACATGTTATAACCCAGAGCAAGTAGCATGTCAGCACTAAACTGAAAGAGGGTACTGGGCGGAGGCTTCAGCTAAGGTGGGATCTCTGTTCACACCTGAGATGCTGAAAGGTTTCTGTTCTCCCTGGGCAGGTTTGCTCAACACACTTCCATATTGGCCACCCCCCTATCCTGGCCCGCCAGAGTTACCCCCACCCTACTCTGAAGTGGAGTCAACAAGCCCAAGAGGTAAGTCAGCACAAGGGCACACAGGGTGTCACACAGCTGTAAGTCACCTCGCTGGCTCCCTGATAGATAAGGCTCAGCTCCTCCCAGCGTGATCCACGACTGCAGGGCTGGCTGAAACATCTCAGCAGCCTTCTTCACACCTGCCCCCAGAAGCTGCAAGAACTAAGATTCAGGGGGAATCCTCCCTGTGACTTCTGCATCAAACTTCTCTCCTATCTCAGTGAGGGAGGTTGAGACCCATGGCATGGTTGATAATATGACATGCGTGTTGTGGAAGGAGTTTGGGATGGATGTTCTCTGTACACAGGTACTCAGAGGATCTAGTTGGAACCTCATCTAGAGCTTTGACAAACGGGGAGACCTCCCAGTTCCCCAGGGGATGCAGCTTATTACCACCATAGAAGTCTCAGTCAGTACAAAGCAGCTCATATTCCACCCCACATGACAGCGCAGAGTTACCAATGCAGAGAggatttagaccaggggtaggcaacctatggcacgtgtgccgacacgcgagctgattttcagtagcactcacactgcccaggccactggtccagggggctctgcattttaatttcattttaaatgaagcttcttacacattttaaaaatcttatttactttacatacaacaacagtttagttaaatattatagacttatagaaagagaccttctaaaaatgttaaaatgtattactggcacgcgaaaccttaagttagagagaataaatgaagactcagcacaccacttctgaaaggttgctgacccttgATTTAGGCATTGCTCTGTGTAATGTTGAGCAAGCCactaaggcctcaatcctgcatgTGCtaatccattgaagccaataggctCATTCACATACTTAAAGTGAAGCATATGTCTAAGTGTTTGAATGATGAGAGCCTtagggtgcatctacactgcagatgagtggtgtgattcccagctctgctagatGTACATGTGCTAGCTTTGATCGAGtcagtgtgctaaaaatagtggtgTGGCCACAGCAGGACAGGCTGTACCTCAGGCTGACCGCCTGAGTGCATGCCTAGGATCTCAGAAGGGATTGTCCTCAGGCAGCTTACCTACGATGCCCTGTGCTAGCTCGATCAAAGTTAGCACATGTATATCTACCCAAGTTGGGAATCGCGCCTCCCAGATGTAGTGTACATGTACCTTGAATGACTAGCCAGAGTTCTACAGGCAGTGCCTGGGCAAGGGGACTACTTACATACTACTGTATTATACTTGACACGTGCGCttactcagatgcttaaagttaagcacatgcataggtGTTTGCAGGACCTGAGCCTTAACCTCACACTTTCCCCATCTATCAAGAAGCTGGAGTCATTGGCTTGAATCATTGTAAAATCCCTAATCTATTAGAGAGAAACATAATAATaacctagctcttatctagcgcttttcatcagtagctctcaatGATTTACAAAGGAGACTACTGTGACGtgttccccccagggtgccacctgaaactggggtaccactgagcccccctgacccaccagcctgcca includes the following:
- the LOC101941021 gene encoding WW domain-binding protein 2-like isoform X1, with product MEVTRYQFSRTTNNSEERVLAHFSNILLVLDEMPNFPEELQGAKKGILYLTQYKMIFQHKDKGSTTIRFPLQLLGDCMIGEELSSRQQYIKGTITSSQGVLTFKFIFLYEATDCLNMIKTLSSADTLREAANLQDYPTASIYTYAHPSAPRVPRLLNTLPYWPPPYPGPPELPPPYSEVESTSPRESQGGCCCHCRALRTQEQTDRQN
- the LOC101941021 gene encoding WW domain-binding protein 2-like isoform X2 produces the protein MEVTRYQFSRTTNNSEERVLAHFSNILLVLDEMPNFPEELQGAKKGILYLTQYKMIFQHKDKGSTTIRFPLQLLGDCMIGEELSSRQQYIKGTINTLREAANLQDYPTASIYTYAHPSAPRVPRLLNTLPYWPPPYPGPPELPPPYSEVESTSPRESQGGCCCHCRALRTQEQTDRQN
- the LOC101941021 gene encoding WW domain-binding protein 2-like isoform X3 is translated as MPNFPEELQGAKKGILYLTQYKMIFQHKDKGSTTIRFPLQLLGDCMIGEELSSRQQYIKGTITSSQGVLTFKFIFLYEATDCLNMIKTLSSADTLREAANLQDYPTASIYTYAHPSAPRVPRLLNTLPYWPPPYPGPPELPPPYSEVESTSPRESQGGCCCHCRALRTQEQTDRQN